In Nymphaea colorata isolate Beijing-Zhang1983 chromosome 5, ASM883128v2, whole genome shotgun sequence, one genomic interval encodes:
- the LOC116254573 gene encoding leucine-rich repeat receptor protein kinase HPCA1, with the protein MAEIRWPCFCLLLLRCLLLVAVTADTYPEDAAALTSLMNIWRNTPPSWKRGDPCDAPWEGVGCTGSRVTSLKLSSMGLEGNDISDIGSLTELQVLDLSSNRGLTGPIPSGIGNLVKLTILILAVCNFTGPMPQELGNLEKLTFLALNNNKLTGQIPPSFGKLSNVYWLDFADNMLSGTLPISSGNTPGLDMLLKTKHFHFNRNQLSGTVPESLFRSDMILIHVLFDGNKFSGPIPSTIGLVQTLEVLRLDRNSFSGTVPSLSNLTKINELNLAANQLTGPLPNLTAMKSLNYVDLSNNSFDASVAPSWFTTIQSLTTLVLESGKLEGEVPPGLFSLASLQRVRLKRNQFNGTFSMGTSISTQLQYVDLEYNQISDATIGDSNKNVTLMLAGNPICTSQPSLRICKPTLEDAKPYSTSLANCSNVQCVTPQMLNPSSCECAYPYQGVMHFRAIHFSDLSNATAFQALEQMLWKKLDLVPGSVFVQNPFFDESDYVQLRIALFPSAGMYLTRTQVYTFGFELTNQTFKPPPEFGPYYFEAFPYHFPDENGGKSLPITVVIGIAVGCSVLVLALLALGVYAIRQKRRAKRAMAGSRPFASWGATSGKDSGDAPQLKGARWFSYDEVKKCTDNFSARNEIGSGGYGKVYRGILPTGQMVAIKRAMQGSMQGGVEFKTEIELLSRVHHKNLVGLVGFCFDRGEQMLVYEFVPNGSLKDSLSGKSGIHLDWKRRLRVSLGSARGLAYLHELANPPIIHRDVKSTNILLDESLVAKVADFGLSKLVADTAKGHVSTQVKGTLGYLDPEYYMTQQLTEKSDVYSFGVVMLELVTAKAPIERGKYIVREVRLAIDKRKEPCGLGELLDPAIRTPHGVALAGFEKFVDLAMRCVEESASDRPTMGEIVKEIETILQNEGVNTNPASASSSANDFGTCKAAPPRHPYNDPMPAGKEHQQCSDEFSYSSGYTVSTNIEPK; encoded by the exons ATGGCGGAGATTCGTTGGCCTTGCTTCTGCTTGCTGCTTCTTcgatgtcttcttcttgttgcagTAACAGCTGATACATATCCTGAAGacg CTGCTGCACTAACTTCCCTTATGAACATCTGGCGAAATACACCACCAAGCTGGAAAAGGGGAGACCCTTGCGATGCACCATGGGAGGGCGTCGGCTGCACTGGTTCTAGGGTGACTAGCTT GAAATTATCATCCATGGGTCTTGAAGGTAATGATATTAGTGACATCGGATCGCTCACCGAGTTGCAGGTGTT GGATTTATCATCCAATCGTGGGCTGACGGGTCCAATCCCATCGGGTATAGGAAACCTGGTGAAACTAACTATCCT AATTCTGGCAGTTTGCAATTTTACGGGTCCTATGCCCCAAGAATTGGGGAATCTGGAAAAACTAACGTTCCT GGCTCTGAATAACAACAAGCTTACTGGCCAAATACCTCCCTCCTTTGGTAAATTGTCGAACGTATATTGGCTTGATTTCGCAGACAACATGTTAAGTGGGACCCTTCCGATCTCATCTGGCAATACACCCGGTCTCGACATGCTTCTtaaaacaaagcactt CCATTTTAACAGGAACCAACTATCGGGTACTGTTCCAGAAAGCCTCTTTCGTTCAGACATGATACTTATACACGT ACTGTTTGACGGAAACAAATTTTCTGGACCAATACCTTCTACCATCGGACTTGTACAAACACTTGAGGTCCT ccGACTTGATAGGAATTCCTTTAGTGGTACAGTGCCGTCCCTCAGCAACCTTACAAAAATCAACGAACT GAATTTGGCAGCCAATCAATTGACAGGCCCTCTGCCCAATTTAACGGCAATGAAAAGCCTCAACTATGT GGACTTGAGCAACAACTCGTTTGATGCATCCGTAGCTCCATCTTGGTTCACAACAATACAGTCTCTAACGACACT AGTTCTAGAATCTGGAAAACTGGAAGGAGAGGTACCGCCGGGCTTGTTCAGTCTAGCTTCTCTTCAAAGAGT GCGATTGAAGAGGAACCAATTCAATGGCACGTTCAGTATGGGAACCAGCATTTCTACACAATTACAATACGTAGACCTCGAATACAACCAAATCTCCGATGCCACAATTGGGGACAGCAACAAGAATGTCACGCTGAT GCTTGCTGGAAATCCCATTTGTACATCCCAGCCAAGCCTCCGAATCTGCAAGCCGACTCTAGAAGATGCAAAACCGTACTCAACCAGCTTAGCAAACTGCAGCAATGTACAATGTGTAACACCCCAGATGCTTAACCCCAGCAGTTGTGAATGTGCATACCCATACCAGGGAGTTATGCATTTTAGGGCAATCCATTTCTCAGACTTGTCCAACGCCACCGCATTTCAAGCTCTAGAACAAATGCTTTGGAAAAAGCTAGATTTGGTACCTGGTTCAGTGTTTGTCCAGAACCCGTTCTTTGATGAAAGCGACTATGTGCAACTCCGCATAGCTCTTTTCCCATCAGCTGGGATGTATTTAACCAGGACACAAGTCTACACGTTTGGTTTCGAGCTGACTAACCAAACATTCAAGCCACCTCCCGAATTTGGACCATATTACTTCGAGGCCTTCCCATATCACTTCCCAG ATGAAAATGGTGGCAAATCTCTTCCTATTACTGTCGTCATTGGCATAGCAGTTGGCTGCTCAGTTTTGGTTCTTGCGCTTCTAGCTCTTGGTGTATATGCCATCCGACAAAAGAGGCGGGCGAAAAGGGCTATGGCTGGAAGCAGGCCTTTTG CGTCTTGGGGAGCGACCAGTGGTAAAGACAGTGGGGATGCACCGCAGTTGAAAGGAGCTCGGTGGTTTTCATATGATGAAGTCAAGAAGTGCACAGACAATTTCTCAGCAAGAAACGAGATAGGATCCGGAGGCTATGGCAAG GTCTATAGGGGGATCTTGCCAACTGGTCAGATGGTAGCGATCAAGAGGGCTATGCAGGGTTCCATGCAAGGTGGGGTCGAGTTCAAGACAGAAATTGAGCTACTGTCCAGAGTTCATCACAAAAATCTTGTTGGACTTGTCGGCTTTTGTTTTGACCGTGGTGAACAGATGCTAGTCTATGAATTTGTTCCAAACGGATCACTTAAAGATAGCTTGTCCG GCAAGAGTGGCATTCATCTTGACTGGAAGAGGAGACTTCGTGTTTCATTGGGTTCTGCTAGAGGATTGGCTTATCTGCATGAACTTGCCAATCCTCCGATAATCCACAGAGATGTTAAATCTACAAATATTCTTCTGGATGAAAGTTTAGTAGCCAAAGTTGCAGATTTCGGCCTCTCCAAACTTGTAGCTGATACTGCAAAGGGACATGTTTCGACTCAAGTTAAAGGGACTCTG GGTTACTTAGATCCGGAGTACTACATGACCCAGCAGCTGACAGAAAAGAGCGATGTTTATAGCTTTGGTGTGGTTATGCTTGAACTGGTAACAGCTAAAGCACCAATTGAAAGAGGCAAGTACATCGTCAGGGAGGTGAGATTGGCAATTGACAAGAGAAAAGAACCATGCGGCCTGGGGGAGTTGCTGGATCCGGCCATCAGGACCCCTCACGGGGTCGCCCTTGCAGGCTTCGAGAAGTTCGTGGACTTGGCGATGCGTTGCGTAGAGGAATCTGCATCAGATCGTCCCACCATGGGGGAAATCGTCAAGGAGATTGAAACAATATTGCAGAACGAAGGAGTGAACACCAACCCCGCGTCGGCATCCTCATCTGCTAATGATTTTGGAACATGCAAGGCCGCTCCGCCTCGCCATCCCTACAATGATCCCATGCCTGCAGGCAAGGAGCACCAACAGTGCAGTGATGAGTTCAGTTATAGCAGTGGCTACACAGTCTCAACCAACATTGAACCCAAATAG